The following are encoded together in the Pleurocapsa sp. FMAR1 genome:
- a CDS encoding ISL3 family transposase, producing the protein MTSWSISETENKLTIQVKTQNIQAVCPICNSTSDIVHSNYQRSLLDVSWGNYQVCLKLSTRKLFCSNSNCERRIFTQRLPKIAAPWARRTERLNIQLIKVGLAQGGLPGSRLTQHLGVKISRQTLLRLVMKMPLPSHPVPKVLGVDDWAYRKRHTYGTILVDLETRQPIDLLSDRTATTLAEWLQEHPGVEIISRDRAKAYKEGASRGCPEAIQIADRFHLLQNLAQMLEVVLNQHRTLLKNVEDETNNCPIIEDQKVVAQPKQSRNGSH; encoded by the coding sequence ATAACATCTTGGTCAATCAGTGAGACAGAAAACAAACTAACAATACAAGTCAAAACCCAGAATATACAAGCAGTTTGTCCAATTTGTAATTCAACAAGCGATATTGTTCATAGTAATTATCAGCGATCGCTATTAGATGTATCTTGGGGGAACTATCAAGTCTGTTTGAAGCTTTCAACCCGAAAATTATTTTGTTCAAACTCAAATTGTGAGCGTCGAATTTTCACACAGAGATTACCCAAAATAGCAGCACCTTGGGCGAGACGAACAGAGCGATTGAATATTCAACTTATTAAAGTAGGTTTAGCACAGGGAGGATTACCAGGGTCACGTTTGACTCAACACTTAGGAGTAAAAATTAGCCGTCAAACCCTACTCAGGTTAGTAATGAAAATGCCATTACCATCTCACCCTGTCCCAAAAGTCTTAGGAGTTGATGACTGGGCTTATCGTAAACGCCACACCTACGGTACTATTTTGGTAGATTTGGAAACTCGTCAGCCAATAGACTTGTTATCTGACCGCACAGCTACAACTTTAGCCGAATGGCTACAAGAGCATCCTGGGGTTGAAATCATCTCCAGAGATAGAGCCAAAGCTTATAAAGAAGGAGCGTCAAGAGGATGTCCAGAAGCCATTCAAATAGCAGACCGCTTCCACTTACTACAAAATTTAGCTCAAATGTTAGAAGTAGTGTTGAATCAACACCGAACATTACTGAAGAATGTGGAAGATGAGACCAATAATTGTCCGATTATTGAAGATCAAAAAGTTGTAGCTCAACCAAAACAAAGCCGAAACGGAAGCCATTGA
- a CDS encoding metal-dependent hydrolase, giving the protein MMSITHAAIALSRTSLILGTASPLSLGLAILGSQLADVNTTTSTIGEIFYPISSWIEDRFPHRSITHSWLATAGITAVGLAVNYFFLHGNIKAAIALPLGRLKCLF; this is encoded by the coding sequence ATGATGTCCATTACTCACGCAGCGATCGCACTCTCTAGAACTTCCTTAATCCTTGGCACTGCTAGCCCTTTATCTTTAGGTTTAGCTATCCTCGGCTCACAGCTTGCCGACGTCAACACCACTACTAGCACCATTGGCGAAATCTTCTATCCGATTAGCTCTTGGATCGAGGATCGTTTTCCTCATCGTTCCATTACTCATTCTTGGCTGGCTACGGCGGGTATTACTGCGGTAGGTCTAGCTGTTAACTATTTCTTTCTACATGGCAACATAAAAGCTGCGATCGCCTTACCTTTAGGTCGTCTTAAGTGCCTGTTTTAG
- a CDS encoding transposase → MKKQHPDLNTGISLAMDFADLVRRKAVRPRVADRRKGTRTKKQNKLAEWLKNAEESKIRAISGFANKLKDDLDAVTNGVTYQWSNGQVEGQVNRLKMLKRQMYGRASHELLKKRFLCPV, encoded by the coding sequence TTGAAAAAACAACATCCAGATCTTAATACGGGAATTTCTTTAGCAATGGATTTTGCCGATTTAGTTCGTCGAAAAGCGGTGCGACCCCGCGTCGCCGACAGGCGCAAGGGAACGCGCACCAAGAAACAAAATAAATTAGCAGAATGGTTGAAAAACGCCGAGGAAAGTAAGATAAGAGCCATTAGTGGTTTTGCGAACAAACTAAAAGATGATTTAGATGCAGTCACAAATGGAGTGACTTATCAATGGAGCAATGGGCAAGTAGAAGGACAAGTTAATCGACTCAAGATGTTAAAAAGGCAAATGTATGGACGTGCCAGTCACGAACTACTCAAGAAAAGATTTTTGTGTCCTGTCTAG
- a CDS encoding four-helix bundle copper-binding protein — protein sequence MTATQTQSSNLESCIQACLDCLKDCENCATACLNSDMVQMMSKCIELCRDCSDTCSLCARLMMRKSGIHAQMCGVCAEACDRCAEECGSHGSDHCKRCAESCRRCAESCRQMAAA from the coding sequence ATGACAGCTACTCAAACTCAATCATCCAATTTAGAATCTTGTATTCAGGCTTGTCTGGATTGTCTAAAAGACTGCGAGAACTGCGCTACTGCCTGTCTCAACAGCGATATGGTGCAAATGATGTCCAAGTGTATTGAATTATGCCGTGACTGTTCTGATACTTGCAGTCTTTGCGCTCGTTTGATGATGCGTAAATCGGGTATTCACGCTCAAATGTGTGGCGTATGTGCTGAAGCTTGCGATCGCTGTGCTGAAGAGTGCGGAAGTCATGGTAGTGACCACTGTAAACGCTGTGCAGAGTCCTGTCGTCGTTGTGCAGAATCTTGTCGTCAGATGGCAGCAGCATAA
- a CDS encoding precorrin-8X methylmutase → MSTKYLTIKKLTEKVGGEITPRMVRHYHQIGLLPEAIRSPSNYRLYTQNHVQYLQRIVALKQQGFQLEHIRKLLENEPDRAATVTLIDQLQQHYHAVIQQITRLRQTASALERVLGGDRACQTVRAEAIAKIKLLNADQIKSFEGDFDQMDTLWKALDASTLAHPERFPESLENLLPDLSGRSEIEVDLISQLVLACGDVSLVHFLRVSKQAIAAAREGLKSGCQIVTDVRAITAVLDRPRLAHLGCHVDTLIDNPHIISVAEAEQEFWQSKSWQEKLLQLKPGCIIVVGYAPSVLVSICQAVKNRQIKPALVIGMPIGFSHAPAAKRLLIDSGVPFITISGTFGGGLLAGTTLNAIAQSTIEKPNCHCYLKQ, encoded by the coding sequence ATGTCTACTAAATACCTAACTATCAAAAAGCTGACGGAAAAAGTGGGAGGGGAGATAACGCCTCGCATGGTGCGTCATTATCATCAAATTGGCTTACTACCCGAAGCAATTAGATCGCCGAGCAATTACCGTCTCTATACCCAAAACCATGTTCAATATCTGCAACGGATTGTGGCACTCAAACAACAGGGATTTCAGCTAGAGCATATCCGCAAGCTACTAGAAAATGAACCAGATCGAGCAGCTACAGTTACGCTAATTGACCAACTACAGCAGCATTATCATGCGGTAATTCAACAAATAACTAGACTGCGACAAACCGCGTCTGCTTTAGAAAGAGTGTTAGGAGGCGATCGCGCCTGTCAAACTGTTCGAGCCGAGGCGATCGCCAAAATAAAGCTATTAAATGCCGATCAGATTAAATCATTTGAAGGTGACTTTGACCAAATGGATACTCTATGGAAAGCTCTTGATGCTTCGACACTGGCTCATCCAGAAAGATTTCCCGAATCCTTGGAAAATCTTTTACCAGATTTATCAGGGCGATCGGAAATTGAAGTCGATTTAATTTCTCAACTGGTGCTAGCCTGTGGAGATGTGAGCCTAGTGCATTTTCTGAGAGTAAGTAAGCAGGCAATCGCTGCTGCTCGTGAAGGATTAAAATCTGGCTGTCAGATTGTTACAGATGTTCGGGCAATTACGGCTGTTTTAGATCGTCCTCGGCTTGCCCATCTCGGATGTCATGTCGATACCTTGATTGATAATCCGCATATTATTAGTGTTGCCGAGGCGGAGCAAGAATTTTGGCAGAGTAAATCCTGGCAAGAAAAATTACTTCAGTTAAAACCTGGCTGTATTATAGTCGTCGGCTATGCTCCTTCTGTATTAGTAAGTATCTGTCAAGCAGTAAAAAATAGACAAATAAAGCCAGCTTTGGTCATTGGGATGCCCATTGGCTTTAGTCATGCTCCTGCTGCAAAGCGTTTGCTAATCGATTCTGGCGTGCCTTTTATTACTATTTCAGGAACTTTTGGCGGTGGTTTATTAGCAGGGACTACATTAAATGCGATCGCTCAATCGACAATCGAAAAGCCTAATTGTCACTGTTACCTCAAACAATAG
- a CDS encoding cupredoxin domain-containing protein produces the protein MGLIGAELWWFMFNKTKSQKAQTKQGIQEVNIMVDDGYTLDRIEVTAGEPVRLNFYRQDPSSCLEQVLLPDFNKALDLTLNQTNSIEIVPKKLGEYIFTCGMNMYRGVIKTEADES, from the coding sequence TTGGGCTTAATAGGTGCAGAACTTTGGTGGTTCATGTTTAATAAAACTAAATCCCAGAAAGCTCAAACTAAACAAGGGATTCAAGAGGTTAATATTATGGTAGACGATGGTTATACACTCGACAGAATCGAAGTAACTGCTGGCGAACCTGTTAGATTAAACTTTTATCGTCAAGATCCTAGTAGCTGTCTAGAACAGGTATTATTACCCGACTTCAATAAAGCATTGGATTTGACTCTCAATCAAACTAATTCTATAGAAATCGTACCAAAAAAACTAGGTGAATATATCTTTACCTGCGGGATGAATATGTATCGAGGAGTAATTAAAACAGAAGCTGATGAAAGTTGA